The following are encoded together in the Bactrocera neohumeralis isolate Rockhampton chromosome 6, APGP_CSIRO_Bneo_wtdbg2-racon-allhic-juicebox.fasta_v2, whole genome shotgun sequence genome:
- the LOC126761992 gene encoding nucleosome-remodeling factor subunit NURF301 isoform X2 produces MSGRGSRKRGRPPKTPNERAGTKFNYHLLKKPKYLSKASDSQLSTPSASRASSPQESDGSRSYNRKSTSKSTRGRSRKSTSSTANVSRRGGYESEYHYGSDFGDSSEKSDIDDELLCSATDEESLDAANESESEFSVCSFTQNGVGRPPRPPSPEPIWLQDRKYDQLELPESSEDLLMKNEFLLKALSIYEVLRRFRHLVRLSPFRFEDFCAALACDEQSALIADIHIMLLKAILREEDVQGTHFGPLDQKDTVNISLYLIDGITWPEVLRCYVESDGIFSREVHNILSAGDYPFTGVTDRITVLQFLTNQFLTTNAVRDVMLQEGPIHYDDHCRICHRLGDLLCCETCPAVYHLECVDPPLNDVPTEDWQCNLCKSHKVTGVVDCVLPQEKQGVLIRQDILGLDRHGRKFWFIARRIFVEGQPELDNNKIWYYSTESKLEHLLSVIDKDDLETGLYNQLTERKDEIVRQMKLTESITKEHNKYQRLSYIDEENKKTWALIRGNEDEDGQMHESATENKMMTRLKTSQNVNEPNHFKLGMEHGFKNYVNQYTSNPIALNKPQRNEERDKRRHLSHKFSLTTASEFKWIGVTMGSLDSITQTLRQTLLNFEESVPSSFMIPNWRFIKWKWRRTVTDARRPTEFVIVLLLLQASFKSVIFANVWHEQLGHLTLCRITSAEREERKKLEKREKRERDDEEERNRLAFNYIKYSLGLKHQVWKQKGEEYRIHGQWGWMWLSTSRRCGGGVGVSKARRAPYRHGLAIPPVKVNVHFTKGSDVDEIISVDPRTHKFILQCNAAVKKGANYYYLQKFKDVQIKELDAGTEGVTIDVSKSLTMPGRLMYPKIARKSRLDDLLSRRMELKQAEEELAVKIEKDGEDTQLQQSQSDDSKTEVKKVVKRTFLERRLMDIQYVQQKDMPNKDVNLDLINSLAKKIQTVRLQFSQLNRFAKQYRCYTKECNTNSNAVSQITQNTCYSPLCLQKARAKKELLLLLRKAHIAGKGSKETVAAILGAVKKPSILEQKLTEGKKDASLLLDEADDCRWLIDENPLDLVQDWEHARSVAVPYDDKLLSDCYKTKEEQSTSTNVVKEESMTTGGSSDGGMEFIDNIDVCSNVEIESSETTNDDSLAALASSSDGLGMDPTQAKKLKKQQKLRGNKSYIATKDVLNQTYEKQAAASSVKQNRRFPTQPRITKREDVTKYEKEYYPNGKERLYAADSPRGRIYLWRDQTMLKERKNLKSEDDKKPTLEPSKNAPIGSTYPLTSQFLTHKLKMSILVLPPYELKKLARMGGKTTTNGFHHLAKSNSVWPYPCSRPLFKTCWSFRTSKATTLSAVALQLRILWCCLRWDDMIAKPPSADGKHQVTSETEIVTQELLKFRHMGRYGERTQYLRRKVVVPLEMPKTIREVTSIRSGLRKRKRAESPQPTEPQISEEWVEEDKLELWEIKLMGERHEKSKQTTMTRSVVLRQAAEQAGSSPSSSSASSAGGSNGSTTKVVITAKSSEEIKEKMEQQLKLQRAAHLQKKNPENPKLQAQVKGQIIGSRRVIVKNPDGTTRIIQQAITTPTQKVNSSGQTITQTSTGSSTSGQASQSSTNPAPQQSKVQIIRGPDGKVSVRGLNPGQQLIQMPDGKLHVLTTTTAPGSGAQVTKKLPVKQVTPLNSPGVMKQITVKPVQKTVPVQGAQKSVVTSVSTQPKPVPPKAVAQVINQHVTVNPATTVQKVVTQTIPSANQGTTNATKITTNSQSIPQFIVQPGQKLLMGQNQQGQKVLITTGGQQLTQQPVASNLQSIQQAQPQQQQQIIVNQSPTPSNPTNNTSPQATQKVIQQIVNTSNVQQQIVIGGQRIILSPGQTIVTQRSVPQNQAVQVVQQQPQQQIVQSAATQSTHHQQVIVQTTNPQPGLTQVQQPQQQQQTRLVKQIVVQQQPQQQSQQHTIQTTNNHIVESSTPTQQVVKIQQQQQPQQQQTITTAAPQTTNQQLVVQNSTLAQQLAQGKLQVATINGQQVIIRPLGNNQAQIVAHIKTQSDGNAHIITNSTLETPQSSPEKSVPAVVHQQVQPKAQPQQQIIQRTTLTQQTQQQHQTSYMNQESVQQQQQTTSTPTKTMSIEESLLQGQPPGTVIKCVTAQVIQTEQGPRIVLQGLVGNDFTQQQLALVQQQVKQQLLKAQESSGKQGVLGPTKIYLAVQPPNAVLNSQPPPLTPVHQSTHQQVSWNKYYN; encoded by the exons ATGAGTGGACGTGGTAGTCGGAAACGGGGTAGGCCTCCGAAGACGCCAAATGAGCGCGCTGGcactaaatttaattatcatCTGTTGAAGAAGCCAAAATATTTGAGCAAAGCCAGTGATTCTCAGTTAAGTACTCCATCTGCTTCGCGTGCTTCTTCACCTCAGGAAAGTGATGGAAGTCGCAGCTATAACAGGAAATCCACCAGCAAAAGCACCAGGGGCAGATCTCGTAAATCGACAAGTAGTACGGCTAACGTAAGCCGGAGAGGAG gCTACGAATCGGAATATCACTATGGCTCTGATTTTGGCGATTCAAGTGAAAAGAGTGACATTGATGACGAATTACTCTGTTCTGCCACCGATGAAGAGAGCCTTGACGCAGCTAACGAAAGTGAATCCGAATTCTCTGTGTGCAGTTTTACTCAAAATGGTGTTGGTCGTCCCCCACGACCACCAAGTCCTGAACCAATTTGGTTGCAGGATCGCAAATATGATCAGCTCGAATTGCCTGAATCTTCAGAAGATTTGCtaatgaaaaatgaatttttacttAAGGCTCTTAGTATATATGAAGTTCTACGCAGATTTCGTCATCTGGTGCGGTTGTCACCCTTCCGTTTTGAGGATTTCTGTGCAGCTTTAGCATGTGATGAGCAAAGCGCTCTTATCGCAGATATACACATAATGttattaaaagcaattttacGTGAAGAAGATGTACAGGGCACACACTTTGGGCCACTTGATCAGAAAGACACTGTCAATATAAGTCTATACTTAATTGATGGTATAACATGGCCTGAAGTACTACGTTGTTATGTAGAAAGTGATGGAATATTCAGCAGAGAAGTACATAACATATTAAGTGCAGGTGATTATCCATTTACAGGCGTCACGGATCGGATAACAGTGTTACAATTTTTAACTAATCAATTTTTAACAACGAATGCTGTACGTGACGTGATGTTACAAGAGGGGCCAATACATTATGACGATCATTGCCGCATTTGCCATAGATTAGGTGATTTATTGTGTTGCGAAACTTGTCCTGCCGTTTATCATTTGGAGTGTGTGGATCCTCCACTAAACGACGTACCAACTGAAGATTGGCAGTGTAATTTGTGCAAGTCACATAAAGTAACTGGAGTTGTTGATTGTGTGTTGCCACAAGAAAAACAAGGTGTACTTATAAGGCAAGATATACTCGGATTGGATAGACACGGCCGCAAATTTTGGTTTATTGCAAGAAGAATTTTCGTCGAGGGTCAACCCGAACTggataataacaaaatttggtacTACAGCACGGAGTCGAAATTGGAGCATCTACTAAGCGTAATCGACAAAGATGATTTAGAAACAGGACTATACAATCAATTGACGGAGCGTAAAGATGAAATTGTGCGTCAAATGAAACTAACCGAGTCCATTACAAAGGAGCACAACAAATATCAACGGCTTTCTTATATCGATGAGGAAAATAAGAAAACTTGGGCATTAATCCGTGGTAATGAAGACGAAGACGGACAAATGCACGAAAGTGCCACAGAGAATAAAATGATGACACGATTGAAAACAAGTCAAAATGTTAATGAACCTAATCATTTTAAATTGGGCATGGAAcatggttttaaaaattatgtaaatcaATACACATCAAATCCGATTGCATTGAATAAACCGCAGCGTAATGAGGAACGTGACAAACGGCGCCATTTATcacataaattttcattgaCCACAGCATCAGAGTTTAAATGGATTGGTGTTACTATGGGCAGTTTAGATAGTATTACACAAACATTGCGGCAGACATTATTAAATTTCGAGGAAAGTGTACCTTCGTCATTTATGATACCAAATTGGAGATTCATAAAATGGAAATGGCGTAGAACAGTAACGGATGCACGGCGCCCTACAGAATTCGTAATAGTATTATTACTACTCCAAGCATCGTTTAAAAGTGTTATTTTTGCAAACGTTTGGCATGAACAGCTAGGTCATCTTACATTATGTCGCATAACCTCGGCAGAACGTGAAGAACGCAAAAAGTTAGAGAAACGTGAAAAACGTGAACGTGATGACGAAGAAGAGCGCAATCGCCTTGCTTTCAACTATATCAAATACTCCTTAGGGCTTAAGCATCAAGTATGGAAGCAAAAAGGAGAAGAGTATCGCATACACGGCCAATGGGGTTGGATGTGGTTGTCAACGAGTCGTCGTTGCGGCGGTGGTGTTGGTGTTAGCAAAGCTCGTCGCGCTCCCTATCGTCATGGATTGGCTATACCACCCGTTAAAGTAAATGTACACTTCACAAAAGGAAGCGATGTAGATGAGATCATTAGTGTCGATCCGCGTACACATAAATTCATTTTGCAGTGCAATGCAGCAGTAAAGAAGGGggccaattattattatttacaaaaatttaaagatgtTCAAATAAAAGAGCTTGATGCTGGCACAGAGGGTGTCACGATTGATGTTTCTAAATCGCTTACAATGCCTGGCCGACTTATGTATCCCAAAATTGCTCGTAAGAGTAGGCTCGATGATTTGTTATCACGACGTATGGAGCTTAAGCAAGCTGAGGAAGAACTTGCCGTAAAAATTGAGAAAGACGGGGAGGATACACAATTACAACAATCGCAATCCGATGATAGCAAAACAGAGGTTAAGAAGGTGGTCAAAAGAACATTCCTAGAACGACGTTTGATGGATATTCAATATGTACAGCAAAAAGATATGCCCAACAAAGATGTTAATCTTGATTTAATCAATTCCTTAGCTAAGAAAATACAAACTGTGCGTTTACAATTCAGCCAGTTGAATAGATTCGCTAAACAATATCGTTGTTACACGAAAGAGTGTAATACAAATTCCAATGCTGTCTCGCAAATTACGCAAAATACTTGCTATTCACCACTTTGCCTACAGAAAGCTCGCGCTAAAAAggaattattgttgttgctgcgcaaAGCACATATTGCTGGTAAGGGTTCCAAAGAAACAGTGGCCGCTATTTTGGGTGCCGTAAAGAAGCCTTCAATACTGGAGCAAAAATTAACCGAAGGTAAAAAAGATGCCTCACTACTGCTAGATGAGGCAGACGATTGCCGTTGGTTAATCGATGAAAATCCATTGGATTTAGTACAAGATTGGGAGCATGCACGCAGTGTAGCAGTGCCATATGATGATAAGCTTTTAAGTGATTGTTACAAAACGAAGGAAGAGCAAAGTACCAGTACGAATGTCGTAAAGGAGGAAAGTATGACAACCGGTGGTTCAAGCGATGGCGGTATGGAATTCATTGATAATATTGATGTTTGCAGTAATGTTGAGATTGAGAGTTCGGAAACTACAAATGATGATTCATTAGCAGCTTTAGCGTCCAGTAGCGATGGATTGGGTATGGATCCTACACAAgctaaaaaattgaaaaagcaacaaaagttgcGTGGCAATAAATCTTATATCGCCACCAAAGATGTTCTCAATCAAACATATGAGAAGCAAGCGGCTGCTTCAAGCGTCAAACAAAATCGCCGATTTCCCACACAACCACGCATAACGAAACGTGAAGATGTTACGAAATACGAAAAAGAATATTATCCGAACGGCAAGGAGCGCTTATATGCTGCCGATTCTCCACGTGGACGCATTTACTTGTGGCGCGATCAAACGATGCTAAAGGAACGTAAAAACCTAAAATCAGAGGACGATAAAAAACCAACACTGGAACCATCTAAAAATGCACCGATCGGTTCAACATATCCTTTAACATCGCAATTCTTAACACACAAACTTAAGATGAGTATACTCGTATTGCCACCAtatgaactaaaaaaattagCGCGCATGGGTGGTAAGACCACTACAAACGGTTTCCATCATTTGGCGAAGAGTAATTCTGTGTGGCCATATCCATGTTCGCGGCCGCTTTTCAAAACTTGCTGGTCCTTCCGCACCAGCAAAGCGACAACTCTATCTGCAGTTGCACTGCAATTGCGTATACTCTGGTGTTGTTTACGGTGGGACGATATGATTGCCAAACCACCATCAGCTGATGGTAAACATCAAGTAACAAGTGAAACCGAGATTGTAACACAGGAGCTATTGAAGTTCCGACACATGGGACGTTATGGCGAGCGTACACAGTATTTACGACGTAAAGTTGTTGTGCCACTTGAAATGCCGAAGACTATACGCG AGGTTACGTCAATTCGTTCTGGTCTGCGTAAACGGAAACGTGCTGAATCCCCACAACCCACGGAACCACAAATAAGTGAGGAGTGGGTGGAAGAGGATAAACTAGAATTGTGGGAAATAAAACTAATGGGCGAACGTCATGAGAAAAGCAAACAGACAACCATGACACGTTCTGTCGTCTTGCGTCAAGCAGCGGAACAAGCCGGCTCATCGCCATCTTCCTCTTCGGCATCCAGTGCTGGTGGTTCTAATGGTTCCACCACCAAAGTGGTAATAACCGCAAAGAGTAGTGAAGAAATCAAGGAAAAAATGGAACAACAATTGAAATTACAACGCGCTGCACATCTTCAGAAGAAGAATCCTGAAAATCCTAAATTACAGGCGCAAG TGAAGGGTCAAATAATAGGTAGCCGTCGTGTTATCGTAAAGAATCCCGATGGTACAACACGTATTATACAGCAAGCAATTACAACGCCAACACAAAAAGTTAATAGTAGTGGTCAAACCATAACACAAACTTCAACTGGTTCTAGTACAAGTGGGCAAGCGTCGCAATCCTCCACCAACCCTGCACCACAACAGTCTAAAGTGCAAATCATACGCGGTCCTGATGGCAAAGTCAGCGTGAGGGGTTTAAATCCTGGGCAACAGTTAATACAAATGCCTGACGGTAAATTGCATGtgttgacaacaacaacagcaccaggCAGTGGCGCTCAGG TTACCAAGAAACTACCAGTGAAACAGGTGACACCATTAAATTCCCCAGGCGTAATGAAACAAATAACTGTTAAACCTGTGCAGAAGACTGTTCCAGTGCAAGGTGCTCAAAAG TCTGTTGTGACTTCTGTAAGTACCCAACCCAAGCCAGTTCCACCCAAGGCCGTTGCGCAGGTCATAAATCAACATGTCACTGTGAATCCCGCAACAACTGTGCAAAAGGTTGTTACACAAACAATACCAAGTGCAAACCAAGGCACCACAAATGCCACAAAAATCACTACAAATTCTCAAAGTATTCCACAATTTATTGTTCAGCCGGGTCAGAAATTATTGATGGGACAAAATCAACAAGGACAAAAGGTATTAATAACCACCGGCGGTCAACAGTTAACCCAACAGCCTGTTGCATCCAATTTGCAAAGCATACAGCAGGCCcaaccacagcaacaacaacagattaTTGTAAACCAATCGCCTACACCATCAAACCCGACCAACAACACCTCTCCACAAGCTACGCAAAAGGTGATACAACAAATAGTGAATACCAGCAATGTTCAGCAACAAATTGTGATTGGTGGTCAGCGCATTATATTGAGTCCTGGACAAACTATAGTCACGCAAAGATCAGTGCCACAAAATCAAGCTGTACAAGTTGTACAGCAGCAGCCACAACAACAGATTGTGCAATCAGCTGCAACGCAATCCACCCATCACCAACAAGTTATAGTACAAACCACCAATCCACAGCCTGGTCTGACGCAAGTGCAacagccgcagcagcagcaacaaacgcGTCTTGTTAAGCAAATAGTGGTGCAGcaacagccacaacaacaatcacaacaacatacaatacaaacaacaaataaccATATAGTCGAGTCGAGCACACCGACTCAGCAAGTTGTAAAgattcaacaacaacagcagccacaacaacaacaaacaataactaCGGCAGCACCTCAAACCACCAATCAACAACTCGTCGTGCAAAATTCCACCTTAGCACAACAATTGGCCCAAGGCAAATTACAAGTTGCCACCATAAATGGTCAACAAGTCATCATACGACCGTTGGGTAATAATCAAGCGCAAATTGTCGCACACATTAAGACGCAAAGCGATGGCAATGCACACATCATAACGAATAGTACTTTGGAGACGCCACAATCGTCGCCCGAAAAATCAGTTCCAGCTGTTGTGCATCAACAAGTACAACCAAAAGCACAACCACAACAGCAAATAATACAGCGAACTACACTCACACAACAAACCcagcaacaacatcaaacaAGCTATATGAATCAAGAAAGTgtccaacagcaacaacagacCACGTCCACCCCAACCAAGACTATGTCGATTGAGGAGAGTCTGCTTCAAGGCCAACCACCGGGCACGGTTATTAAGTGTGTCACCGCACAGGTCATACAAACCGAGCAAGGACCACGAATTGTGCTGCAGGGCTTGGTCGGCAATGATTTCACACAACAACAGTTGGCGCTTGTGCAACAACAAGTAAAGCAACAACTCTTGAAAG CGCAAGAATCCAGCGGAAAACAGGGCGTCTTAGGACCAACGAAAATTTACTTGGCAGTCCAACCACCTAACGCGGTTCTGAATTCACAACCGCCACCACTAACACCAGTACATCAATCCACACATCAGCAA GTTTCCTGGAATAAGTACTACAACTGA